In Alkalihalobacillus sp. AL-G, the genomic stretch TTGTTCTCGTTTGGATTACACCGAAGATCCTCCCCCTGACAGAAGCAATCGTTTATTTATTATACGGGATTTTTGTTGGTATGTTTTATGACCACACGGTTAGCGTAAAACCGTGGGATTTTTACGATGTAAATGATAGCTCCGCCTATCAGGTGATTGATTTTATAAGCTATTTGGTATATGGACCACATAGTTATTTTTTCATTTACTTTTATGTTAAGTTTCGTATTAAGGGATTTAAAAATATTTTATATGTATTTATCTGGGTTCTTTTTTCGCTCGTTAACGAATGGATTGCATTAAAAGTGGGATTGTTCCATTACGAAAAAGGGTTCTCAATGTATTGGTCAGTATCAACATATGTACTGGCTCAAACCTCACTTATTTTGTTGTATCATATCATTCGTCTTAATAGAACGTTCGTAGAAAAACAATTTTAGCGAGATGAATTTAAGCAGATTTCTCCAAAGGTACACTGTTTTCATGTAACATAGGATAGGTGAATGCTACTAAGGAGAAAGAAGGCTTCCAGTATGAAAAATACAACCTTGATTTCCAAGGATAAAATATGGACTCGGGATTTTATATTCGTATGTATTTCGAACTTTTTTATTTTTGCCGGTTTTCAAATGACCCTTCCAACACTTCCGCTTTTTGTAAACGAACTTGGTGGAAGTAACCAGTTGATCGGGCTAGTAGTCGGTATTTTTACTTTTTCCGCTTTACTTATCAGGCCTTGGTCTGGCCATGTGCTAGAAACGTTAGGAAGGCGGTTTGTCTACCTTACCGGCTTGGCTATTTTTGTGATTTCAGTAGCTACTTATTCCTTTACTTCGAGTATCATTTTTTTATTTTTGATGAGGATCGTCCAAGGATTAGGGTGGGGGATGTCAACCACTGCTGTCGGTACAATTGCAACAGACCTTATTCCTGCAAAACGTAGAGGGGAAGGGATGGGCTACTTCGGTTTGGCTGGTAACCTAGCAATGGCTTTTGGACCGGCATTAGGATTAATACTCGTCGTAGTACTCGATTTTTCATGGACATTTATGATTGCAGCATTTGCCGGACTAGCTGCATTCGGTATTGCAGCATTAATTCGTTACACACCAGGTGAAAAATCAACGGGTCCAAAAAAGAAGTGGGATATCTATGAAAAATCCGCACTCGTACCCGCAGTTCTTTTATTTTTCATCACGATGACATTCGGTGGAATCACATCGTTTTTACCACTTTATGCTGAACAACAGCACGTGAGCGGAATAGAATGGTATTTCTTCGTTTTTGCCATTTCACTCATGATTGTCCGTGCGTTTGCAGGCAGGGTGTACGATAAAAGGGGTCATCGGGCGATCTTTATTCCTGGGACCCTACTCATTTTACTAGCAATGATCGATTTATCGTTTTTAGAAAATGAGTGGATGCTACTGTCTGCTGCAATGTTTTTCGGTATCGGATTCGGTGCCGTCCAACCGGCTTTGCAAGCATGGGCAGTCCAGGAGGCACCAAAGAATAGAAGAGGGATGGCGAATGCGACATTCTTTTCTTCATTTGACCTCGGAGTAGGGTCGGGAGCGATTTTCTTCGGTTTCATCGCTTCATGGTTCGGTTATAGTCAAATTTATCTGGTGTCAGCAGTTTCTGTAGTTATTTCCATGTTGCTTTACATTGTACTGACAAAAAATACTGGACATGAAACAAGACAAAAAGAAGCAATCGGATAAAGATAAGAAAGAGGGATGACACGGATCATCCCTCTTTTCACACATCAAACTTATGCTTCAACTTTTTACTAGTTTTGCATCAAATATAAACGGACCGAACGGAAGGACAGAAGCGATCAATCCGAGTAAAGCCTTTGTTACACTCCACTTATAAGCGAATTTCAAATAGACGACCATCATTACATAGAGGACAAACAATCCACCGTGAATCGATCCAACAACTGTAACTGCTAATGGGTAATCCAGCATGTATTTTAATGGCATGGCAATGCCTAACAGTACGAGGAAAGATATCCCTTCTGAATAGCCTACAATTTTAAAAATAGCAAGAGGGTTTCTCATTATGAATTCAACTCCTAAAACTATACATATAATAATAGCTTTGCATATTTATATACTTGGTTTATTATAACAGGACCTAACGATGATAGACTTCCTAAAGTGTAACCGTTTTATGACAATTTCAGATCTACTATGGACCAACAAATTAACATTGTGAACGCAAAAAAGAGAACAGACCTGCTATCTGTTCTCTTCATATTTGTTAAAATTTTAAGATTGTATCAACAATGGATTTGTGCTATCATATATCTTATTGTGTGCATAAATATTATAAGGCTATAAAAATACCCACTATAATCTTATAATAAAATCCTTTGATTGTCAACTATTTTTTGGGGAGTGATTTTATTTGACTGAAAATAATAAAGAACGGAAACAGGAACAACAGCGAATCGACTTGATACTTAGTTTGATTAATAAAAAAATGCTTGCTCTTAGCACTAATGTCGGTAGTTTGAAACAGGATATCGTCTCAATACGTAAAAGTTTTTGGGATGACGTCAAGATTAACATCGATAATCCGGATGAAGTGATAGAAACAGTCACGAGCATCAGACAGCAAGCCGAATTTCTTTCTGAGCGAGAAAGAAGCCATCGTCAATCCTATAACCACCATAAAAATCTTAACAGATTGAAATACTCCCCTTATTTTGGACGTATCGACTTCAAAGAGGATCAGCACAGCAAATCTGAACCTATTTATCTTGGAATTACCTCATTAATGGATGAAAAGGAAGAGGATTTCCTCATCTATGATTGGCGAGCGCCGATTTCAAGTTTGTATTACGATTATTCACCAGGTCTTGCGAAATATGAAACACCCGGAGGAACGATTTCTGGAAAGATGGAATTAAAACGTCAATATATCATACAAGACGGACGAATCAACAGCATGTTTGATACGGATATAACGGTTGGAGATGAATTGTTACAAGAGGTTCTCGGGAATAATGCCAATACGAAAATGAAGAGTATTGTAGCCACCATTCAAAAGGAACAAAACCAAATCATCCGAAACGAAAAAAGTAAGCTCCTTATTGTACAGGGAGTTGCCGGAAGCGGCAAAACCTCTGCTGCACTTCAGCGTATTGCTTACTTACTTTACCGGTATCGTAAAACAATGAATTCCGAAAATATTATGCTGTTTTCTCCTAACGATCTCTTTAATAGCTATGTTGCTACCGTACTTCCTGAATTAGGAGAAGACAATATGATTCAAACGACATTTCAGAAATACATTGAAACCCGGCTCCAAAAACAGTTTGAAATTGAGGATCCGTTTCAGCAAATGGAGTATTTGCTTACCTCTATGGACGATCCAAATTTTAAAACAAGAATGGACGCAATTAAATATAAGGCTAGCCTTGATTTCAAGCAACTTATCGATCGATATGTCGAATCTCTTGCACAAAAGAATCTAATTTTCAATTCAATTACGTTTAAAGGAGATACGCTGATTTCAGCCGAACAGGTTCACGATTATTTTTATTCTCTTGATCCATCGATTTCAATCCCGAATCGGATCCAGCTGGTATCGGAATGGTTATCAAAAGAAATCGCCAAGTTCGAACACGTCGAACAGAAAAAAGACTGGGTAATTGAAGAATGTGAACTGTTAGAGAAAGAGGATTATCTAGAAGCCTATAGTAAACTACAGAAAGGTAAGCGATGGAATGAGGACACGTTTGATGATATAGACCGTGAACAGGAACTTCTAGCGAAGGAGCTCGTGAAAAGATATTTTAGACCAGTCAAAAAAACGATCAAGCAATTGAAATTTATCAATATGACAAAAATTTATCAGCAGCTATTTGAACAATGGGAGTTGAACAGCCTATCGTTTCCGACAATACCATCGAATTGGAATGATATTTGCAAACATTCTTTAAGGAACTTATCTCATAATCGATTATTATACGAAGATACAACTCCATATCTATATTTACAAGATCAACTCGAAGGTAGAAAGTCGAATACAATGATACGTCATTTATTTATCGATGAGGCTCAGGATTATTCGCCATTCCAGTTTGCCTTTCTTCAACAAATCTTTCCGAATTGCAGAATGACCATATTGGGTGATCTCAACCAAGCGATCTATGCTCATACCCTGAACGCCCCGACACTTTTGAACAACACCTTATTCGAATTGGAAAAACAGGAGAAGATCACACTGACACGGAGCTATCGTTCAACACGTCAAATTGTCGAATTCACCAAAGGCTTGATTGACGGCGGTGAAAGAATTGAAGCATTCAATCGAAATGGGCAGAAACCCTCAATTACTATTGTTGAAGGCAAACAGTCTCTGCATTCAAAAATCATGCAACGGTTACAATCTCTTAAGAATGATAATCATCCAACGATTGCAATAATCTGTAAGACAGCTCAAGAGTCTATCAACGCATTTAATGATCTTTCACATATAGCCAAGGTCCAGCTCATGGTGAATGAAACTGATTCCTATACGAAGGGGATTTTGATTCTTCCTGCCTATTTGGCAAAAGGAATCGAATTTGATGCGGTAATTATTTACAATGGATCAAAAGAACAGTATTGTCGCGAGTATGAACGTAAGCTTTTTTATACAGCATGTACAAGAGCGATGCATGAGCTCCACATTTTTTCGATTAGTGAAAAAAGTCCGTTCATGGACAATGTATCCGAAGAAAAATATAGTTTAACTTAGCTTAGACTTTTGTTAGAGAAGCGAAATTGAAAAGAAGCGTAGTGCGTCTCAAAGCACTACGCTTCTTTTGGTATTTCTTTAATAAAATGACCAGAGCCCAACCAAGCAGAAAGTGCAAACATGAGATAAACAGCTTGGGTCGCATGGTTGCCTTGAAGGATAAGCTGAAGTCCAACACCTAACCCAAGAGCTGGAATGACGATCAAAAGTGTACGCATGATCCGTTCAATCCCTTTACTTTGAGGGAGTGGCCAAATACGGGAAAAAATGACACCTAAGGCAACACCTAGAGACGAGACGATGATGATTTGAAAAATGATTTGCGGTCCTGGAAATGGCCAATCTGTAAAATAATGTCCGATCAGGTAAAAGAGTTCAAGAAAAAGAGCAATACCCAATGCTTTACGAATAGCCTTCAAATCAAGATAGGGCTGAAACACATATAGACCCAAAGTAACGATTCCGAAAAAAACTGTCATTTCCGACCTCCTTTTTATGTAAATGAGCTGGAACCATTTCATCGGTCCAACCCAATTTTACATCTAACAAAAGAGGTTGGACTTACAAGAGTGAAAATTCCAACCTCTTTTTACACACATTGATTTCGTTAACTTGTTTTGTCCAGTACTTTTGGTACTCGGATATCTTCAACCATTTGCTGAATTTCTTCAGGTGGAGCTTCAGTTCGTCTTGAAACGATAAACGAAACAACAAAGTTCAATAATGCACCTATGACGCCAATACCTTGTGCATTGATCCCGAAGAAGCTTTCCACAACAGCTGCTTCAGTACCGAAAATCTGTGGCGAACGCATAAGCACGATCATCACTACTGTAAAAGCCAAACCGATCGACATCCCCCAAATCGCGCCTTCTCGATTCATCCGTTTATCAAAGATTCCGAGTAAGATCGCCGGGAATAGGCTAGCTGCTGCCAACCCGAACGCAAACGCCACAACCTCACCGACAAATCCAGGCGGATTAATGCCAAAATAACCCGCGACAAGTACAGCCAAAAGGATCATAAGACGCCCTACTTTTAAACGCTGCTTTTCATCGGCTTCAGGTCGGAATATCCGATAATAGAGATCATGGGAAACGGCACTCGACATAGCAAGGAGCAATCCTGATGCTGTAGAAAGCGCAGCTGCAAGACCTCCCGCCGCTACCAATGCGATTACAATCGGTGCGAGTTCAGCTACTTCAGGAGTGGAAAGAACAATAATGTCACGGTCAATGACGACCTCGTTCGTTGCAGGATCAGCAGTAAACGAAAGAACACCGTCACCATCTTTATCCTCAAGGGTCAGAAGTCCAGTTTCCTCCCACTTTGTAACCCAAGCTTCTTGACGTGCTTCCTGAAGGGTTTGATCGTTAAAGCTATTAATTAAGTTGTATTTTGCAAAAACGCCAATTGCAGGGGCTGTTGTGTAGAGTAGAGCAATGAAAAGTAAAGCCCATCCAGCAGACCATCGAGCGGCACGAACATTTTTCACCGTATAAAAACGGATGATAACGTGAGGAAGACCCGCTGTTCCGATCATTAAAGCAAGCGTAACGCAAAATACATTTAAGGCCGACATATTCTGAAACGGTGCCAAGTATTCAGTCAGTCCCAATTCAATCTGCAACCTGCTTAAGTCTTCTGCTATAGAACCGAAAGTGAGCGCCAGTTGAGGAACAGGGTTACCTGTAAGCTTTAATGAAATAGCTATAGCCGGAATTAAGAAGGCAACAATCAGAATTGTATACTGGACAACCTGTGTCCACGTTATTCCTTTCATACCACCAAGGACAGCGAAAAAAGCAACGATCGCCATTCCGATCAGTACTCCAACAACAATGTCAACCTGTAAATATCGGCTGAAAACGATCCCAACACCGCGCATTTGACCCGCAACGTATGTAAGGGAAATGAACAGTGTCGCAACCGCAGCGACTGCACGTGCACCATTAGAATAGTAACGATCTCCAATAAAATCGGGAACCGTATAACGACCAAACTTTCTTAGGTATGGAGCAAGTAATAGCGCTAGGAGCACATAGCCACCAGTCCATCCCATTAAGTAGATCGTGCCATCATAACCAAGGAAGGAAATCAATCCCGCCATTGAAATGAAGGATGCTGCGGACATCCAGTCTGCCGCAATTGCTGCACCGTTTGCGACGGCTGGTATTTCGTTCCCAGCGACGAAGAAGTTGCTCGTATCCTTCACCTTAGACCGCCAACCGATGTAAAGGTAGATTGCGAACGTAAGGACAACGAGCGTTAACGTAAGGGCTTCAACACTCATGTCGATACCCCCTTATCCTTTGGATCTTTCGTTAAGATGACTTCTTGAACATCGTACTCCTCGTCAAGCTTATCCATTTTTTTTGCATAGTAGAAGATTAAAATTAAAAAGATGAGAATAGAGCCTTGCTGTGCAAACCAAAAGGAGAGAGGAACACCAAAAAATTGCACTTTACTAAGTGGTACTGCCAGGATGATGGCTGCAACCAATGACACGAGCGCCCAAATGACTAAAAGAGTCCGAATCAACCGAATGTTTTTCTTCCAGTATTCTTGCTGTTTGCGAGTTGTTTCTTGCTGACCAGCCATTTTTCTACACCTCCTGAAAATGTTCCAAGGACAGGGGGAAATCGGTAAAGGACATAGCTGCATTTTTTGTCCACATCACCACCTTTCGTTTAATAATATGCATGTAGGTGGTTAACTATTTTATTTTATTAAGTCGAATATTTTGGATCCTCGAATAAAATAGTTCTGCAATCACAATTTAAAAAAGCAATCGAATCTCCGAAGAGAATCGATTGCCTTTTAACGTTTTTCATACAATTCAATATCTGGGTTTTTGTTTTGGAACCACCTTAAAGCAAAATCATTTTCAAATATAATTAAGGGATTTCCTTGTTGATCATAAGCCTTGTAATTTGTACTTTCAATTTTCAAAGACTGATCGTTCGATATCCACCGTGCACAGGTGTGGGGGAGGGGTTGAATTTCAAGAACCACTCCATATTCATTTTTTAAACGACTCTCGAATACTTCGAATTGAAGGACTCCTACTACACCAATGATCGTTTCTTCCATCGCAGCTGTTTTATATACTTGAATAGCACCTTCTTCGGATAATTGTGCAACACCTTTATAAAAATGTTTTTGCTTCATCGCATTCTTTGCTCGAACTTTTGCAAAATGCTCTGGCGGGAATTGAGGGAGCTTTCCGTAAGAAAACGTATCTTTCGTACCGCAAAGTGTATCTCCGATTTGATACAAACCTGGATCATACAATCCTACGATATCTCCTGGGTAAGCTTCATCAATATTTCCTCTTGATGCTGCAAAGAACTGTTGACCCTGCGCTAACTTGACGGATTTTTGCGTTCGGTCGTTCCAAGCGTCCATTCCTTTTTTGAACGTACCTGAACATATTCTCATAAATGCAATCCGGTCACGATGGGCTGGGTTCATGTTCGCTTGAATTTTAAAAACAATACCCGAAAAATCTAGCTCAGATGGCGCAATATAGCCATTATTACTCTCACGTCCTTGTGGCTCAGGGGCTAGCTCCAGAAAATGTTCCATAAAGGCGGGGATACCGAAAGACGATATTGCACTTCCAAAGAATACTGGAGTTTGCTTACCTTGTTTAATAGCTTCTAAATCCATTGAATCTCCTGCTTCATTCAAAAGGGAAATGGTCTCTTGCAGCTCAAATAGTTGATCCGGGTCAATCAATTCTTTTAATGTGTGGCTGGTAAAATCTTCGTTTTCTAACGTATAGGTTTGATGTTCTTTTTGTTCATTATATAGATGGATCTTGTGCCCATTCCGATCATAGACTCCTTGGAAGGTAGTCCCCATTCCAATCGGCCAATTCATCGGAAAGGATTGTATGCCAAGAACTTCTTCAATATCTTCAAGAAGTTCATAGGGATCCCGCCCTTGTCGGTCCATTTTGTTAATAAACGTGAAGATGGGGATTCCACGGTCGCTGCAAACTTTAAATAGCTTTTTCGTTTGCGCTTCAACCCCTTTGGCTGCATCTATGATCATGACAACACTATCGACAGCCATCAATGTACGGTACGTATCCTCACTGAAATCCTGGTGACCTGGGGTATCGAGAATATTGATGTTATACCCATCGTACGTAAACTGCATGACACTTGATGTAATCGAAATCCCGCGTTGTTTCTCCATTTCCATCCAGTCTGAGGTAGCAAACTTTTCAGATTTCCGTGATTTTACCGTACCGGCAGAACGGATGGCTCCACTCAAAAATAAAATCTTTTCTGTCAGGGTGGTTTTACCTGCATCTGGATGAGAGATGATTGCAAACGTTTTTCGTTTATTGATTTCCGTTTCTAGTTGTGATCGTTTCATATTGTAATTGCCTTTCTGTATACTGATCATCCTGCCCCTTAAACTTCCATAATAATGGGCAGGATCATCGGATTCCGTTTTGTTTGTTCAAAAAAGTAAGAGGTGAGAAGATCAGATATTTTTTTCTTGAGGTCCGTCCACTGTGTTACACCCTCGTCCAACAGAGCTTTAACTTCCTTTTCAACAAGCCGTTCAGCTTCACTTAATAACTCGACGGATTCTTTCATATAAACAAATCCCCGTGAGACAAGTGCTGGACCAGATAGCAGCTGTGCACTTTTTGAATCAATCGTAACCGTTACAATGACTGTGCCACACAACGAAAGAAGACGACGATCCCGTAAGACAATATTTCCGATATCACCGATTCCAGTTCCATCTACATAGACCGGATTAGCAGAAAATGATTCTGCTACTTTTCCACTCTCATTGTTTAGTTCGAGGATATCCCCGTTATCTAAGATAAAGGTATTTTCTTCGTGTACACCACAGTTGATCGCAGATTTTACATGATGGACGAGCATCCGATATTCCCCATGGATTGGCACGAAATTTTTCGGCTTTAATAAACGTATCATCAACTTCTGTTCATCTTGGGTTCCATGTCCGGATGTATGGATGTCACTCATTTTGTTATGTATGACATTCGCCCCGATCCGTTCAAGTTGATCGATAAGCTTGTATACTTTCGTTGCGTTACCAGGAATGGGAGAAGAGGAGAAGATTACCGTATCCCCAGGTATGACTTGAATCTGACGATGTACCCCATTGGCAATTCGGCCCAATGCAGCCATAGGCTCACCCTGACTGCCTGTACATAAAATCGTAACTTGATTTGAAGGGTACTTGTTTAATTCATGTCCTGAGATGAACGTATCGTCGGATGCTAGGATATATCCTAGCTCCCGGCCAATACGAATAGACCGTTCCATGCTCCTGCCAAACACTGCTACTTTACGATTAAAAGCAATGGAAGCTTCAATGGCTTGTTGCAACCGGTAGATGTTTGATGCAAACGTTGCAAAAATAATCCTGCCATCAATATGATCAACAATATCAAACAATGTTTCTTTTACTGCTGCTTCAGATAAGGAAAAACCAGGAATTTCACTGTTTGTGCTATCTGACAGTAAACAGAAAACACCTTCGTTTCCAATTTCAGCGATTTTTCCGATATCATAAGAACCGCCTTCAGGAGTTAAATCAAACTTGAAGTCCCCAGTATGCACAATGTTTCCATACGGGGTCGTTACACTGATTGCAAACGAATCTGGGATACTGTGACTCGTTCGAACGAACCGTACCGATAAATTGTCAAATTCAATTCTAGAGTGTTCATCAACAGTTGTCAGCTTTGCATTTCGAAGTAAATTATGTTCTTCGAGTTTTGCTTTAATGAATCCGACAGATAATTTCCCACCGTAGATAGGTACATTTAAACGCTTTAATAGAAAGGGGATCGATCCGATGTGATCCTCGTGTCCATGGGTGATGAATACACCTTTGATAAGGTGTTTGTTTTTTTCTAGGTACGTAAAATCAGGAATGACATAATCGATTCCACGTAATTCTTCATCGGGAAATTTGATTCCACAATCAATTATAATCATTTCATTTTCATATTGCAGTCCATACATGTTTTTCCCTATCTCACCAAGTCCACCGAGTGCAAACAACTTAATAGGGGAAGCTTTTTTCATTTGGAGACCTCCGTCATTTAGTTTCGTTTATGATTTGTTTATTTTGTTCCGTTTGTTGACTCCGCTTCAGCAGGTTAACATGTTCACCTGTATTTTCTAACACGAAGAGTCACTAGGTTGATTAAATTCTTTCACCGTTCTTTAATTTTTCAATGAAAATAGCTAAATCATCTTTTTTCACTCGCCAATGACGACCGATTTTAAAACCAGGGATTTTGTTTTCTTGAACCAGTTTATAGGTTGTCACTTCGCTGATTTGCAAGTACTCGGCAACCTGTGAAACTGTCATGATTTCAGGATATTTATCATCCACAAAAGATCGCTCCTCTATAGAAATCTATTCTCGATTATAACAGATTTAAATCGTGTATAAAAGGAACACATAATATTGAGTTATAAATGATTATAAATGATTTAACTTAAAATTGATTCACGATTACAAAAAGGACCAACGTATTCAACGTCAGTCCTTAATGTTAATGATTTGTTTAAGGCTTATCGTACACTGCTAACTTTTTTATAAGTGTATGACTTTCTGGATTAAGTCCGATTACTTTTACATTCTTATCATTTTCTTTGTACTTCAGTACAACCTTATCGACGGCACCGACCGCTGAGTCATCCCAGCAATGTGCGTGCGTAAAGTCGATAACGACTGTATCAACTTCATCTTTAAAATCAAATCTCGATACGAATTCAGTAACGGAAGCGAAGAACAATTGACCTCGTACATGATACGTCTTCATGCTGCTTGCTTCATCTATTGTACTATTAAGGTGAACCTTGGATATCTTTGCAGCAAAGAAGATTGCACTTAATATCACGCCTGCAATGACACCTTTAGATAAATCGTGTGTCACGACAACGGTAACAACCGTTACAACCATGACAGACGCATCTGTCTTTGGCATAACATGCAACC encodes the following:
- a CDS encoding DUF3817 domain-containing protein — protein: MRNPLAIFKIVGYSEGISFLVLLGIAMPLKYMLDYPLAVTVVGSIHGGLFVLYVMMVVYLKFAYKWSVTKALLGLIASVLPFGPFIFDAKLVKS
- the rnjA gene encoding ribonuclease J1, encoding MKKASPIKLFALGGLGEIGKNMYGLQYENEMIIIDCGIKFPDEELRGIDYVIPDFTYLEKNKHLIKGVFITHGHEDHIGSIPFLLKRLNVPIYGGKLSVGFIKAKLEEHNLLRNAKLTTVDEHSRIEFDNLSVRFVRTSHSIPDSFAISVTTPYGNIVHTGDFKFDLTPEGGSYDIGKIAEIGNEGVFCLLSDSTNSEIPGFSLSEAAVKETLFDIVDHIDGRIIFATFASNIYRLQQAIEASIAFNRKVAVFGRSMERSIRIGRELGYILASDDTFISGHELNKYPSNQVTILCTGSQGEPMAALGRIANGVHRQIQVIPGDTVIFSSSPIPGNATKVYKLIDQLERIGANVIHNKMSDIHTSGHGTQDEQKLMIRLLKPKNFVPIHGEYRMLVHHVKSAINCGVHEENTFILDNGDILELNNESGKVAESFSANPVYVDGTGIGDIGNIVLRDRRLLSLCGTVIVTVTIDSKSAQLLSGPALVSRGFVYMKESVELLSEAERLVEKEVKALLDEGVTQWTDLKKKISDLLTSYFFEQTKRNPMILPIIMEV
- a CDS encoding helix-turn-helix domain-containing protein, whose translation is MTVSQVAEYLQISEVTTYKLVQENKIPGFKIGRHWRVKKDDLAIFIEKLKNGERI
- a CDS encoding DUF4212 domain-containing protein, with the translated sequence MAGQQETTRKQQEYWKKNIRLIRTLLVIWALVSLVAAIILAVPLSKVQFFGVPLSFWFAQQGSILIFLILIFYYAKKMDKLDEEYDVQEVILTKDPKDKGVST
- a CDS encoding sodium:solute symporter family protein: MSVEALTLTLVVLTFAIYLYIGWRSKVKDTSNFFVAGNEIPAVANGAAIAADWMSAASFISMAGLISFLGYDGTIYLMGWTGGYVLLALLLAPYLRKFGRYTVPDFIGDRYYSNGARAVAAVATLFISLTYVAGQMRGVGIVFSRYLQVDIVVGVLIGMAIVAFFAVLGGMKGITWTQVVQYTILIVAFLIPAIAISLKLTGNPVPQLALTFGSIAEDLSRLQIELGLTEYLAPFQNMSALNVFCVTLALMIGTAGLPHVIIRFYTVKNVRAARWSAGWALLFIALLYTTAPAIGVFAKYNLINSFNDQTLQEARQEAWVTKWEETGLLTLEDKDGDGVLSFTADPATNEVVIDRDIIVLSTPEVAELAPIVIALVAAGGLAAALSTASGLLLAMSSAVSHDLYYRIFRPEADEKQRLKVGRLMILLAVLVAGYFGINPPGFVGEVVAFAFGLAAASLFPAILLGIFDKRMNREGAIWGMSIGLAFTVVMIVLMRSPQIFGTEAAVVESFFGINAQGIGVIGALLNFVVSFIVSRRTEAPPEEIQQMVEDIRVPKVLDKTS
- a CDS encoding peptide chain release factor 3, giving the protein MISIQKGNYNMKRSQLETEINKRKTFAIISHPDAGKTTLTEKILFLSGAIRSAGTVKSRKSEKFATSDWMEMEKQRGISITSSVMQFTYDGYNINILDTPGHQDFSEDTYRTLMAVDSVVMIIDAAKGVEAQTKKLFKVCSDRGIPIFTFINKMDRQGRDPYELLEDIEEVLGIQSFPMNWPIGMGTTFQGVYDRNGHKIHLYNEQKEHQTYTLENEDFTSHTLKELIDPDQLFELQETISLLNEAGDSMDLEAIKQGKQTPVFFGSAISSFGIPAFMEHFLELAPEPQGRESNNGYIAPSELDFSGIVFKIQANMNPAHRDRIAFMRICSGTFKKGMDAWNDRTQKSVKLAQGQQFFAASRGNIDEAYPGDIVGLYDPGLYQIGDTLCGTKDTFSYGKLPQFPPEHFAKVRAKNAMKQKHFYKGVAQLSEEGAIQVYKTAAMEETIIGVVGVLQFEVFESRLKNEYGVVLEIQPLPHTCARWISNDQSLKIESTNYKAYDQQGNPLIIFENDFALRWFQNKNPDIELYEKR
- a CDS encoding MFS transporter, whose translation is MKNTTLISKDKIWTRDFIFVCISNFFIFAGFQMTLPTLPLFVNELGGSNQLIGLVVGIFTFSALLIRPWSGHVLETLGRRFVYLTGLAIFVISVATYSFTSSIIFLFLMRIVQGLGWGMSTTAVGTIATDLIPAKRRGEGMGYFGLAGNLAMAFGPALGLILVVVLDFSWTFMIAAFAGLAAFGIAALIRYTPGEKSTGPKKKWDIYEKSALVPAVLLFFITMTFGGITSFLPLYAEQQHVSGIEWYFFVFAISLMIVRAFAGRVYDKRGHRAIFIPGTLLILLAMIDLSFLENEWMLLSAAMFFGIGFGAVQPALQAWAVQEAPKNRRGMANATFFSSFDLGVGSGAIFFGFIASWFGYSQIYLVSAVSVVISMLLYIVLTKNTGHETRQKEAIG
- the helD gene encoding RNA polymerase recycling motor HelD — encoded protein: MTENNKERKQEQQRIDLILSLINKKMLALSTNVGSLKQDIVSIRKSFWDDVKINIDNPDEVIETVTSIRQQAEFLSERERSHRQSYNHHKNLNRLKYSPYFGRIDFKEDQHSKSEPIYLGITSLMDEKEEDFLIYDWRAPISSLYYDYSPGLAKYETPGGTISGKMELKRQYIIQDGRINSMFDTDITVGDELLQEVLGNNANTKMKSIVATIQKEQNQIIRNEKSKLLIVQGVAGSGKTSAALQRIAYLLYRYRKTMNSENIMLFSPNDLFNSYVATVLPELGEDNMIQTTFQKYIETRLQKQFEIEDPFQQMEYLLTSMDDPNFKTRMDAIKYKASLDFKQLIDRYVESLAQKNLIFNSITFKGDTLISAEQVHDYFYSLDPSISIPNRIQLVSEWLSKEIAKFEHVEQKKDWVIEECELLEKEDYLEAYSKLQKGKRWNEDTFDDIDREQELLAKELVKRYFRPVKKTIKQLKFINMTKIYQQLFEQWELNSLSFPTIPSNWNDICKHSLRNLSHNRLLYEDTTPYLYLQDQLEGRKSNTMIRHLFIDEAQDYSPFQFAFLQQIFPNCRMTILGDLNQAIYAHTLNAPTLLNNTLFELEKQEKITLTRSYRSTRQIVEFTKGLIDGGERIEAFNRNGQKPSITIVEGKQSLHSKIMQRLQSLKNDNHPTIAIICKTAQESINAFNDLSHIAKVQLMVNETDSYTKGILILPAYLAKGIEFDAVIIYNGSKEQYCREYERKLFYTACTRAMHELHIFSISEKSPFMDNVSEEKYSLT